A window of the Halobacterium hubeiense genome harbors these coding sequences:
- a CDS encoding metallophosphoesterase family protein: MLVLGDAHASTPDRRQSLFAAYRAADADVALQAGDIMYYDLPIPTYFIGGNNEDFDVVEALRHGRIESDDVSNAYLLHSTAETVAGLRVAGLSGNYAPTQFEKSREQLYDDRRRHFVREDVERAKRLDDVDVFLAHEAPHGLPVTEDYEVGCEHIDDILDALEPELCLVGHHHEHAESEFGPTRVVSLAPAWESYYELDPDSLSLTRHETPPA, translated from the coding sequence ATGCTAGTCCTCGGGGACGCACACGCGAGCACGCCCGACCGGCGGCAGTCGCTGTTCGCCGCGTACCGCGCGGCTGACGCCGACGTCGCGCTCCAGGCCGGGGACATCATGTACTACGACCTCCCGATTCCCACCTACTTCATCGGCGGCAACAACGAGGACTTCGACGTCGTCGAGGCGCTGCGTCACGGCCGCATCGAGAGCGACGACGTCTCGAACGCCTACCTCCTCCACAGCACCGCCGAGACCGTCGCCGGCCTGCGCGTCGCCGGCCTCTCCGGGAACTACGCGCCCACGCAGTTCGAGAAGTCCCGCGAGCAGCTCTACGACGACCGCCGCCGCCACTTCGTCCGCGAGGACGTCGAACGGGCCAAGCGGCTCGACGACGTGGACGTCTTCCTCGCCCACGAAGCCCCCCACGGCCTCCCGGTCACCGAGGACTACGAGGTCGGCTGCGAGCACATCGACGATATCCTCGACGCGCTCGAACCGGAGCTCTGTCTGGTCGGCCACCACCACGAGCACGCCGAGAGCGAGTTCGGTCCGACGCGCGTGGTCTCGCTCGCCCCCGCGTGGGAGTCGTACTACGAACTGGACCCCGACTCGCTGTCGCTGACGCGCCACGAGACGCCGCCCGCCTGA
- a CDS encoding LabA-like NYN domain-containing protein codes for MAPIQPGQRVAVLADSQNLYHSAQSVYSRNIDYSSLLEKAVQGRELTRAIAYVIRAQAEDEDSFFDALRDIGFETKIKDIKTFGDGSKKADWDVGMSLDAVTLADHVDTVVLCTGDGDFSRLCNHLRHEGVRVEVMAFGESTAEELIEVADAFVDLSEREETFLL; via the coding sequence ATGGCTCCAATCCAACCGGGGCAGCGGGTCGCCGTGCTGGCCGACTCGCAGAACCTCTATCACTCCGCGCAGAGCGTCTACTCTCGGAACATCGACTACTCCTCGCTGCTCGAGAAGGCCGTGCAGGGACGGGAACTCACGCGCGCCATCGCGTACGTCATCCGCGCGCAGGCTGAAGACGAGGACAGCTTCTTCGACGCGCTCCGGGACATCGGCTTCGAGACGAAGATCAAGGACATCAAGACGTTCGGCGACGGCTCCAAGAAGGCCGACTGGGACGTCGGCATGAGCCTCGACGCGGTGACGCTCGCCGACCACGTCGACACCGTCGTGCTCTGCACGGGCGACGGCGACTTCTCGCGGCTCTGCAACCACCTCCGCCACGAGGGCGTGCGCGTGGAAGTGATGGCCTTCGGGGAGTCTACGGCCGAGGAACTCATCGAGGTCGCGGACGCGTTCGTCGACCTCAGCGAGCGAGAAGAGACGTTCCTGCTCTAG